TTGCAAGTTTCTCAACATGAATTTTAATTCGGTGCTCTTTTTTGCGCCCTTTGGTTTTCGAAACAACGGGGTCAAGAATAGTTTCATGCAACTTCTCTCCACTTTCTTGAGTTATTTTGGTATCAAATTTACTTCCAACACCTTTCACCCCATCAACGGGCATTTTTTCAATAATTTTGGTCTCTCGATTAATAACTCTCATGGCATACTCATAGCATTCCTTCGATGCCATGCAACTATGACTTAACCCCATAGTGAGCAAAGTCTTGTGACTAAATTTTTCGGTTGAAGTCAAATCATGGGATGGGGTATCATCTCCAGACATGTGATATGGCAACACACCATCAAGGCATCAACTCTATTGGTATCCCTAGTCCACTTCTGTTTCAAAAAATGCTCCGGTAATTCGGTCACACACCTCTTTGTCAATACGACAATAATATGACAACACGGCGTGCCCGAATGCTCAAATATTCTATATATGCAAGACCCCCTTAATGACAACTTATTGAAGGTAACATGATAAGTGGTTCTCTTAGACTCAACCATTAATGGTCGATAAAATTTGTAGTACGTATCATCCACATCTTCTAAGGAATGATCTTTCTCCTTCTTCATAAAGTACTTTGTGGCCTCAACCAATTGGTCTTTAAATCTTTTAAACATCTCTTTGGTATAAATGGAAGTGGCATGGTGCTCCAAGGCGGTCTTCATTCGCATGCAACGTATTTTGTGACGTGTATTGTAATCCTCTTTTTTCTCATGCATGAATTGTCTTTCTAAACCTTTTTGTGCACCCTCAATAAATTCTTTCAACCCCGTGCAAGACCCTACATAAGCATAAAAAAAGGCATTCATTCCTTCGCTTCTCGATGTTATTTTTTGACCCGTGGAAAAAATATTGCATGTATAAGTATCGATCCACTTATGCTTCAAATTATACAAGCCTTGCAATCATGTATTATCTTCCAACTTGTATTTTAAGATCAATATTTTCCACCTATCCTCAAAAATTTCTTCGGTCAATGAGTGATATATGCAATTGTTGAAGTCACCTTTAAATTCTTCCTTTGCATAGTAGGTTGAGAGCTTCTCCGAAAATTTGTTACTAATATGTCACAAACACAACAAATGTGTCGTGTTTGGTAGTTGAGATTGAATTGCTCCCGCCATAGCTTGATCTTGATCTGTGATAATAGCCAAAGGTGCTTTTACTTCAACGGCCTCTAACCAAGTACCAAAAACCCACTCAAATGTAGTCTTTAATTTATCACGCATTAGTGCAAATCCAAAGAGAACCAATTGATAGTGATGATTTACCCCGGTAAAAGGAACAAACGGCATAGCATACCTATTTGTTCGATATATTATATCGAATGAAACCACATCACCAAAATTTTTGTGGGCCAACAACGACCGGGGGTCAACCCATAAAAGAAACTTCAAACTTCCTTCTTCATCAATTATAGTCTGAATAAAAAAAATTCCTCCACTGTCCTCTTCTAACCTATGTAACAAATACAATCCCGCTTGAGCATCATTCACACCTAAATTATCTTTTCTAAAATCACGCACGACATTTCTCAAGTGTTGGGCATGAAACCCTACTTGCTCCTCTCCTCCGTGCATTTTTCCAAATATATTCATTTGTTGTCTAGGTCTAATACCCGAAACATGAAAACTCGTAATTAAATTCTTTTAAGCGGTGGTTACATGTCGCTCCCTTTTAATGAAACTCCTCTCAGAAGGTGACACAACATCGTGGTTGTGATTTAACTCCAACGATGTTATCTCCCAATGCCTTATATTTCGCCTATTAATCACATAAATCCTAAATTTACATCCACTTCTAGGAAGTTTATCTCTGCGCCTTTTCTTCTTCGCACTACCGACACTTCCTATCAAAACTTTTTCATCCTCTACGAGTTCTTTATCGCGGTTTTCTCCCGCTAAATTACAAACATAAGTACGGGAATATATTGTTCTGTCCACGCGTCTTTGTGTATTTTGGATCTTAATTGTAAACCCATTTTTCAAAGCGTAAGCCCTAATTACATTTTTGGCGGCTACTAAATTAGGGAAATTTTGACTCAAGAAAGGAATTACaatatcttcttctccaacaacaCTCATATCCATTGCCTCACTACTATCATGCATAAACTCACTATTTTCATGCAAatcttcatttttaaatttaGTTTCATTAGAAAAGACATATTTATTACAAACATCAACAAGGTTAACATAATCTACATTATCATTACATAAGTAACTACCACTAACATCAAAAACTTCACTATTTACAACATTATGTATTACTTTATCACTTCTTTTTAAAGCTTTTCTACCTTCAAACCTAGTAAACAACTTATCCATatttaaaacaagaaaaaaacaAGAAATCTAGCTTACCAAATGGAAATTAGTGAGTAAGGATGAACAAAACCAATAAATCCCCCAAATTTGCTCTCCAATTTGACAAAAGTTGCACAAATTGGAAAGTGTGATCGTTTTAGGGTTATAAACTACAAGTAGAGTCCTTCCGCTATTAATAACCGTGAAAGGGAAAGCAGTTCCGCGTATATTAAGCATGGAAGGCCAACGATTAGCGGAAAAAAAGCACGGAAAAAGATATTTTTTTTAATCCTGGCCGTTGGATCAACGATCCAACGGCCAGGGAGCAGTGTGTTGGATAAACGTTCCCTGACACATGATTTTCAGGGAACAGAACCCTGAAAATAATAGTATCTTCTATTTTTTGCTTAGTAAAGTAGGAAAGAAAGAATATTCATTAAATGCCTTTCTTTTATACCTCACAATTCCAACCAAACATATAAGAAGCCTCCCTTGTGcatgttgttgttgttgttgatgcACCTGAATTTGCTGCCCTGAAAGTGAAGGAAGGCTGGAATGCCAACAGGCGTCTATTATTGAATTCACCCGACCCAGCAGTACCTGCCAAAAGTCACTAAATGGGTAAATCGCCAATCCCTAAAACAGACTATGTAATGTACGTTGATACAATGATACCCTAGTAACAGTTGATACCCAGATAACTAAATAAGGTTCTATGTAGGCCAACCCTTTTAATTCTTTAACATGTCTTCTTTAGCAAGAAAAAGTATGTTGCTACTCTAGCAAATAGATGAATGTGCTAGTTATCACTCAGACTGTAGTTTGATATTGTTTTAGTTTATGAATCAAAATTGTGTAAGATGTCAACTTATTTGTTTGCCTCATCACTTCTGGAAATTCTCGCTTTAAATTTTTGCACATGATAGGTGCATGAAACCTATGTTATATTGCATAACTAAAATGTTAATTTTCTATCTGCAGATGTTATTAAAGTACTGAAAGATGGGGATTTACAAACTCTTGGCTTGTTGGATTATGACAAGAAACTCACACATTCCTTCACTGCTCATCCGAAAGTTGACCCATGTACCGGTAAAAGCCATTGTCCCAgatatttttatgatttttttggCTAACTGTAATACTTCTTTGATAAAGCTCTTTTGCTTACAGGTGAAATGTTTACCTTTGTAAATGCACCCACACCTCCATATATAACATACACAGTGATTTCCAAAGACAGTGACATGAATGATCCAGTTCCAGTAACATTGTCAGACTCTATTATGATGCATGACTCCgtcatcactgaaaattatgcaattataatGGACCTACCCTTGTACTTGAAACCCAAGGTAAGGGGACTAATTGCGTACTTATGTATGCATAGGTTGTGTGGATATGAATATTAAGACCATCATCTTTATGATATTTTACCTCATTCTAGTCTGTAATCTACATAAAATAGAGATAATCCTGATTCAACTTCACTGAAACATGGAGTTTAATATTTAGGAAATGGTGATGGAAAATAAGCTGATATACACATTTGATGCAACTAAAAAAGCCCGCTTTGGTGTGCTTCCACGGTATGCAAAAAATGAGCTAATGATTAAATTGTTTGAGCTCCCAAATTGATTCATATTTCACAATGGTGAGACATCAGGTTCTTGATTCATTCGAAATAAAATATATGCATATCTTTTAAAGGTTGTAGTTcccaaaacatttcatttccTCAGTCTCACACTTACAGATATGTTTGCATGATCTCTGTTTATGAGATAACATATTATGGTCTGAAATGGTTGGTTTAAATTTATATAACATTCTTGATGGAAAGTTATTTCTTTTACTGTTTCATAACATCTATGTTGAAAATTTAGCTTGAAATCACCTCATAAATGGATATTAACGGCTAGTAGTACTAGTAACTGCTAACATATGTTAATTCAGGATGATATAGTTGCCTGTGTCTGGTGCTTCTCTTTGATTGTTATGGATAATATTTTTAACACTTTCTCTTATCAGCCGATACTTGGAAGGCGATGGATTTATTTTGATCAGTTGCCGCATTGAGAATCTAGACTTAGATCTTGACGAATATAACTCCGAACTGTAGGGCTGTTGCTACATATAGATTAAAGATAATACATCGTATAACTAGACTGGAAGCCACTAACTATAAATGAATCTCAGGTTTGAGATGAGATTCAACATAAAAAGTGGTCTAGCTTCACAAAAAAACTCTCAGCATCCTCTGTTGATTATCCTAGGATTAGTGAAAGCTTATACTGGCAGTTATGAAGCTAAATTATCAAATTTCTTCTATTTTACCAAAGAACATTATTAAGGATAACTGTCTACAATGATGTTTTGATTAAAGAATAAAATGATGGAATCATATGAAGGAAATTATCATGTTATTATAATTATGTTTAGTTGTGATAACACATTGGACAGTTGGAAATGCTCATATATTTCAACATCTAGTTAGCTATATTTAAAATCTGAAATTCATCAAATGCCTAATTACCAATCTTATTTTGATACTTCAGTTGATGTTGTTTTATTATAAGCATCACATTGCAATTGATAATTACATCGATAGATTTAAGAAACGATAATTTGTATATGGAACTATAATGTACAACATGTCAAAGGTCATTGGAATTGTTAAATTTGATATGTAAATAGAACCAGAGACTGGAAAAAGAAATTTCGAAGTTGGAGGAAACGTTTATGGTATCTTTGACCCTGGAGTTGGTAAATTCGGTTCAGAGGCCATGTTTGTCCCTCGTCAACCAGGCACTACTTTTGAAGAAGATGATGGGTACTTGATTTTTTTGTACACGATGAGAACACCGGGTAATTGACTGTACCTCTAAATAAAAACATTAAAAAATACATatgttatattttttttctttgtttTCCTGCAAACTTTCATTCAGACTGTATATGTTAGGTAGTCCGTAGTCTTCGTTTCTTCTATTTTATCAATTTAAGCCTCTGGAAACGTTTTGTAAGTTTAGGAAACACCTTGTTGTCTTACAGAAGTCACTTCAaattaagaaaagaaaaaatatataacACACTAGTCACATACATTTTTTGTTCTTTTGTATTGAGTCGATCTGCAACTGATTGTTTTTTTGTCTTGTGCGTTTGATTATGTAGCATTCCTGTTAATAAACTATTACGACTAGTATTTAAGTACCTGTAACTGAGTCATATTGGGATATTTTTGTGTAATTATTGTATGTTTGCATGAATGTGTGTCAATTTAATGTTTATGCGACCAAATATAGCAGCTTATTATAAATCGATGAgcaaattattttatttggaaTTTTATGTGTGATTTTCAAGATTTTATAATTTGATGAATTCtactttttaaaaatatattttctctaaaattataaaagtgatcttacaaaatttctaaaattcctagCTATTTTATAGTATAATTCTTGTAATTTAtggaattttatttttatttataaaagtcattcttttaaatgatatttagAATTGTGAATAAAGATTTGTTGATTACCCATTGATTTGTTGATTACCCATTGCCTTTGCATGCATTTAAACATCCAAAAGGAGAGAGGGGTACCAAAgtcatttccaaccccactaacttctTTTTATTAACCAATTTACTAGaatagccttgcatgcaaaaacTTGGTTATTTTGGGAGAAGGTTAGTTTAGTACTTACCCACTTCACTATCCAAGTAGCGCCTAAAAATACAAAACCACATTAAGTGAATCATTTTTGGAGATTAACCACTCAACCAAGCTACTTCTTTCTCTCCCTTATCTATTTTTTTCCTCTCTCTCGGCCAAACCaaaacaaacacacacacacacacacttaaaTTTCATTCAATTATTCAAGATCTTAGTGTAATCTAACCCTTCTACCTTTGTTCAAGTTATATTTATATGTTTTGTACAAGAATTTAAGTGATTAAGTGTTGCATGCCTAAGTTATTTAACAACTCAAGTGGAAGACTTTGGTTCTTATGAACTTAAGGTCCAAACCATGAGATACATTATTTTTGGAGAAGGTAATGGTGTGTGAAGTGTTATATTCCCACCATTCCCCTCCTCACCATTCGGGAATGGCTTAAAAAGGAGCCGAATGGAGCTAaattaagttattttctttgCATTTAGTGTAAAAATCATGTTTTCAAGCTTATCTCTTGATTTAAGTTCATGCATGTCAATGATCCCCATGTTTTCAAGTTTTGAATGTTAGTATAAACTCATGAATGCCACGTTTTGCTTGACATATAATGATATAAATGCTTGCATGTAAGTTTTAGATTGTGATCTAAAGGTATAAGTAGAGTATTATCAAGTTTAAATGATTTCTTGCCTATATGTTCAAATTTGTGAGGTTTTAGTCTTGATATTGCTTTGCATGTACTAGGTAATGACTTGCCTTGCTATATTAAAGTATTATAATTGTTAAGGGAGCATAATTCGTGGCTATAATGACTTGGTTTGAAGTTAAAAATTCGAATATGTGCATGTTAAGTTCGAAAATGAAGTTAATTGTCATTCATGCATTGTTGTATATATATACtattaattattatgatttttagAGTATGGAATGATCTTTTCAGTATATGGTTGGTTGAATAAGAGGGAGAGAGATTTAGTTTTTTTTGATCCTTGTGGTGGAGTGTTTAGAGTCGAATGAGAGTAAGGAAGGATGGGTAGTTTAACTTGAGTGTTGGGTTGAAGTTTTGGTCAAAAGATTGGAGTGTTTTGAGTGAGCATTTGTGAGGCCCTAGGGGGCCCAAGCTCCAGAATATTTATTCATAGTATAGGCTTGAGTTCAGTAGCCGTAATTTGAGGAAATGCTTTGTTTTTGATGGGTGCATTGGTGTAAAACCGAGAGTAACCCAAAACAGAGACAATTTTGGAGTTAGCATGTTTAGGGTCCAATTTAGGATTGGTTTTGGGTAAGTAACCTCGGGCCTTGATAGGTAAATATGTAATGGAGTCTAGGGAAGCTTATTAATCAATTAGAACCAACCTTAGAGCAAGTTTAAGGGGTTTTAAGTTGGGTAAAATATGACAATTTGCAAAGTTGTAATCTGCAGAATTATGTCAACTTCATAGGAAGCCATAGGTGAGCCCAAGTGAGGCCTCAGTGTCAAACCAAGTTTGGGAGTTATTTTTATGAGTAAGGAGTTATTAAAAGTCATATTTTAGTGAATGCACTACGTATAAAGATTCGAATTTGCCAAGGCACACAAGATGGTGCCGAATGGAACTCTCGGGAAGGATAGGCTTGTGTGAGGTGTTTGGGAGTTCAATTAGGTGAGTCCTAGGTGTGACTCATTATGTTTAAGATAGTTAAAGGTTATTATAAGGGAATGTGCTAATAATACTCAAATGAATTGGATTTATAGTACCTAGGAATTTCAAGGTTTGGTGTCTGAGAATGAGGAATAACAAAGATCGAAAGGTCAAGGGTAGAGTGTCCTTATATCATTCGAGATTCGTAtgattatgtgaattatgtgccaTGTTTCTATGTGACTACTTAtaatgatatgtgattatgtgcactAAGTGTTTATGTGATAAAGATGCATGGTAATAAGTGAATTCGTGCATATGTGTTGCATTTGAGTCGAATAGTATAAGAGTCATTCGAGTTGTGTATAGAACCTTTAGTAATGAGGTTGTATATATGTGTAGGTTCAAGAGAAGATAGAGGAAAGACTCTTGCCATCAAAGTCAATTAGGGGAGCTCAGGGTTGCTTTTGTGTAGCTAAGGTCATTATAAGAGGCAAGTGCACCTCCCCTTCATAACTTATTTTATGCAAGTGTTCTactcctttcaaatttatttaagcAAGAAGCCCTCTTTCATACTCATTATATGAAAATGTTTTCCCCCCTGTAAAACATATATTATGCAAATGTCTCAACCTTATCATCCTTGATTGCAATTTACTTTCACGAGGAATTGCTTATACTTATTGATGATTTTTAAATTCCGTATGCAAGTACCCTACTATCCCACATATAACTATTGCACGTGATGTTCCCTTTCAAACTTACCTGATGCAACTACTGTGACATATCATATTGATTATCATAATGATCCTTTTTCGATACTTTCTTCCTTAATCATTGAATCATTGATATTTCTCGTTGATGACCCCACTAGTGAGAGATAGTTTCCCTTGATAAAAATTGATATCTTTACTTAGAATCTTTGGAATTTCCCTCtgacatcagttttataaatgaaaattgcttaaaagagattttcaaaataaaagaaATGTTTTGTGAGATTAGTGAATTAgactaagacgcaagtccctttcacatttataatattaggcttaaaagttgcctagggatcccaattaaaatttgttagaacccgacgaggttcgggattacatCACGGCTaatcaccggctataatccgtagcgtcataaaataatttttaagcaatgatttgatttgaaaatgatttttacctgaataatgatgccatccaCCCCATCTTCGAATTGTGAATTGCTATATTGTTAAATTATGTCTTATTATAtatcttgttgagcatttggcccACTTCTTGCCATTTATTCAtgttatttcagctagcaagtatggttagattcaagcagactgctcgtaagtcctctggagatgctgaggcttatgtgagagctcatGTAGTATCGGTGATTGTGTGAGGACCGGTAGTTATGTAAAAGATGTAATAGATGTTAGTGTTGGACTGTTTTAACACTGAACCTTTGTGATCTTGGATTTTGTTGTAAAGAACCGTTTGTAATAACTTATATTTCTCAATTGTTATCTTTTAGTTTTATTTTCGGGCTGttacaggttttggtatcagagctaaggtttagagtccctgaacagtcCAAATAGGATATAGAGTATATATATAGGAAATACGAGAGAGTAGGTAAATATTATTCGAGTAAGTTGCTAATAtttcccctatatatatattgtttttcAACAAAGTATGCAATCATCCTCGTCCTCGGCGCCATCTGACATTATTGCTTTCTCCATGTACGCTGACTTGAGGCTTCAATTTGATAGGCTCCAAGGGAAGTACGACCGACTTATGGGGCGACTGGATGTAGCTTTTCAGGATGATTCACGACTTAGAGAGGAACCTGAGGCACAGTTGATTACGAGACTCGAGTTCTTGACGCAGTTTTTTAACACTAAGCTCGGGGAGATTCTAGCACACCGCGACCGCAACAATCAGTACACTATCCAGATGATAGCAGATGAACTCCAAGGTATCATGAAGGTACTTCAGGGAGAACAGTGGGAAGAGATTTTGATAGCTCGAGATGATAACGAGGAGACTTAGGAGGATGACCGTTAGGCCGAACTAGGAGCCATATTTCCTATTTCCTTTCCAGTTGGCTATCCTTTACGTTGTTGTACCTTTCGAACTATGTAGTTTCCTTATTTCCATTTTCAGAACTATGATGTTGATGTCTTTTAAATTCTAACCTTATTTGGTTATGTTAAACCCCATTTTAATCTTTATGTACCATCGTTTTATTTCAGCTTCGCTTTTATTTCTATATCTAGAACTGTATATCACCTTTATTACCAATAATCGAAATCTGAATGCATGTGATCACCTTAACTTCATAACACCTTGACTTTGAAATAATTGCAATATTCACAACTATTTTGTAATACCTTTTATTTCAGAATCATACCACCTAAAAAGACGAAGTAAACCAGTACTTCTATTACATATCCTTTAAATattggaaactttgcaacaacaaaccaatgtaATATCTCAGCAACAAaaaactcttcaacaacaatgCCAACAACAACAATTTCGAAACCCGGAGAATCATGATCAACACCAACATCAACCAGATCCACAAGTACCTCCTCAACCCGTTGTGACGTttaaagcttttcagaatgtgaacccTCCAGCTTTTCATAATACCACTGATCCAGTTGTGGCCAACACCTAGATATGAGagatggaaagagcttttgagtTAGTTCAACTAGGGGAAGATCAGAAGATGGTTTATGCTAGTTATTTCCTGAAAGGTGAAGTTATCTGTTGGTGGGATTCAGTTCAAGCTTTGAAGGAGACTCAAATGATTGCTTGGGAGTGATTCAAGGAActatttctggagaagtattattctaagtatatgcagaatcaaatggagataaaatttttgaaattgaAGCAAGGAATTATGACTGTGTTGGAATTTAAGAAGAAGTTTACGAAGTTGTCGAGATTTGTTACGAAGTATGTTAATATTGAGGAAGAGTAGGCCAAGAGGTTTCAGCGGGGCCTTGAGTATAGGATTCGAGATAAGGTGTCGATGTTTGATATTggtacttatgcaggagtagtgtAGAAAGCAGCATTGATTGAGAGTAATGGAGTGCAATCCAGGAAGGATAGAGATAACAAAAAAAGGAAGATGTCTTTTCACGGAGATAGATCAGGATCCGGAAATCCGTAAGATAGGGATGTGAAGAAGATTGAGTTCCACATGAATGGGAATTCTCAAAGGAAAGGAGAGATGAACATGAGGCAAGATAACCAAGGGAATTATCAGCATAATCTGGGCCAAGCAAGAGAGAATAGGCCACCAAGGGTTGAATGCAAGCATTTTGGAAAGAAGCATCCGGGAGTGTACAACAAGATTAATATGACATATTATCGGTGCAACCAGAAAGGTCATTT
This sequence is a window from Apium graveolens cultivar Ventura chromosome 9, ASM990537v1, whole genome shotgun sequence. Protein-coding genes within it:
- the LOC141685346 gene encoding protein FAR1-RELATED SEQUENCE 5-like, with the translated sequence MHGGEEQVGFHAQHLRNVVRDFRKDNLGVNDAQAGLYLLHRLEEDSGGIFFIQTIIDEEGSLKFLLWVDPRSLLAHKNFGDVVSFDIIYRTNRYAMPFVPFTGVNHHYQLVLFGFALMRDKLKTTFEWVFGTWLEAVEVKAPLAIITDQDQAMAGAIQSQLPNTTHLLCL